From the genome of Brassica oleracea var. oleracea cultivar TO1000 chromosome C4, BOL, whole genome shotgun sequence:
CGGAATTCCGACGAACCATGTGACCGTTGCCGACAAATATATATGACCGTTGTATAGCCGTTTGAGATTGGACAATANNNNNNNNNNNNNNNNNNNNNNNNNNNNNNNNNNNNNNNNNNNNNNNNNNNNNNNNNNNNNNNNNNNNNNNNNNNNNNNNNNNNNNNNNNNNNNNNNNNNNNNNNNNNNNNNNNNNNNNNNNNNNNNNNNNNNNNNNNNNNNNNNNNNNNNNNNNNNNNNNNNNNNNNNNNNNNNNNNNNNNNNNNNNNNNNNNNNNNNNNNNNNNNNNNNNNNNNNNNNNNNNNNNNNNNNNNNNNNNNNNNNNNNNNNNNNNNNNNNNNNNNNNNNNNNNNNNNNNNNNNNNNNNNNNNNNNNNNNNNNNNNNNNNNNNNNNNNNNNNNNNNNNNNNNNNNNNNNNNNNNNNNNNNNNNNNNNNNNNNNNNNNNNNNNNNNNNNNNNNNNNNNNNNNNNNNNNNNNNNNNNNNNNNNNNNNNNNNNNNNNNNNNNNNNNNNNNNNNNNNNNNNNNNNNNNNNNNNNNNNNNNNNNNNNNNNNNNNNNNNNNNNNNNNNNNNNNNNNNNNNNNNNNNNNNNNNNNNNNNNNNNNNNNNNNNNNNNNNNNNNNNNNNNNNNNNNNNNNNNNNNNNNNNNNNNNNNNNNNNNNNNNNNNNNNNNNNNNNNNNNNNNNNNNNNNNNNNNNNNNNNNNNNNNNNNNNNNNNNNNNNNNNNNNNNNNNNNNNNNNNNNNNNNNNNNNNNNNNNNNNNNNNNNNNNNNNNNNNNNNNNNNNNNNNNNNNNNNNNNNNNNNNNNNNNNNNNNNNNNNNNNNNNNNNNNNNNNNNNNNNNNNNNNNNNNNNNNNNNNNNNNNNNNNNNNNNNNNNNNNNNNNNNNNNNNNNNNNNNNNNNNNNNNNNNNNNNNNNNNNNNNNNNNNNNNNNNNNNNNNNNNNNNNNNNNNNNNNNNNNNNNNNNNNNNNNNNNNNNNNNNNNNNNNNNNNNNNNNNNNNNNNNNNNNNNNNNNNNNNNNNNNNNNNNNNNNNNNNNNNNNNNNNNNNNNNNNNNNNNNNNNNNNNNNNNNNNNNNNNNNNNNNNNNNNNNNNNNNNNNNNNNNNNNNNNNNNNNNNNNNNNNNNNNNNNNNNNNNNNNNNNNNNNNNNNNNNNNNNNNNNNNNNNNNNNNNNNNNNNNNNNNNNNNNNNNNNNNNNNNNNNNNNNNNNNNNNNNNNNNNNNNNNNNNNNNNNNNNNNNNNNNNNNNNNNNNNNNNNNNNNNNNNNNNNNNNNNNNNNNNNNNNNNNNNNNNNNNNNNNNNNNNNNNNNNNNNNNNNNNNNNNNNNNNNNNNNNNNNNNNNNNNNNNNNNNNNNNNNNNNNNNNNNNNNNNNNNNNNNNNNNNNNNNNNNNNNNNNNNNNNNNNNNNNNNNNNNNNNNNNNNNNNNNNNNNNNNNNNNNNNNNNNNNNNNNNNNNNNNNNNNNNNNNNNNNNNNNNNNNNNNNNNNNNNNNNNNNNNNNNNNNNNNNNNNNNNNNNNNNNNNNNNNNNNNNNNNNNNNNNNNNNNNNNNNNNNNNNNNNNNNNNNNNNNNNNNNNNNNNNNNNNNNNNNNNNNNNNNNNNNNNNNNNNNNNNNNNNNNNNNNNNNNNNNNNNNNNNNNNNNNNNNNNNNNNNNNNNNNNNNNNNNNNNNNNNNNNNNNNNNNNNNNNNNNNNNNNNNNNNNNNNNNNNNNNNNNNNNNNNNNNNNNNNNNNNNNNNNNNNNNNNNNNNNNNNNNNNNNNNNNNNNNNNNNNNNNNNNNNNNNNNNNNNNNNNNNNNNNNNNNNNNNNNNNNNNNNNNNNNNNNNNNNNNNNNNNNNNNNNNNNNNNNNNNNNNNNNNNNNNNNNNNNNNNNNNNNNNNNNNNNNNNNNNNNNNNNNNNNNNNNNNNNNNNNNNNNNNNNNNNNNNNNNNNNNNNNNNNNNNNNNNNNNNNNNNNNNNNNNNNNNNNNNNNNNNNNNNNNNNNNNNNNNNNNNNNNNNNNNNNNNNNNNNNNNNNNNNNNNNNNNNNNNNNNNNNNNNNNNNNNNNNNNNNNNNNNNNNNNNNNNNNNNNNNNNNNNNNNNNNNNNNNNNNNNNNNNNNNNNNNNNNNNNNNNNNNNNNNNNNNNNNNNNNNNNNNNNNNNNNNNNNNNNNNNNNNNNNNNNNNNNNNNNNNNNNNNNNNNNNNNNNNNNNNNNNNNNNNNNNNNNNNNNNNNNNNNNNNNNNNNNNNNNNNNNNNNNNNNNNNNNNNNNNNNNNNNNNNNNNNNNNNNNNNNNNNNNNNNNNNNNNNNNNNNNNNNNNNNNNNNNNNNNNNNNNNNNNNNNNNNNNNNNNNNNNNNNNNNNNNNNNNNNNNNNNNNNNNNNNNNNNNNNNNNNNNNNNNNNNNNNNNNNNNNNNNNNNNNNNNNNNNNNNNNNNNNNNNNNNNNNNNNNNNNNNNNNNNNNNNNNNNNNNNNNNNNNNNNNNNNNNNNNNNNNNNNNNNNNNNNNNNNNNNNNNNNNNNNNNNNNNNNNNNNNNNNNNNNNNNNNNNNNNNNNNNNNNNNNNNNNNNNNNNNNNNNNNNNNNNNNNNNNNNNNNNNNNNNNNNNNNNNNNNNNNNNNNNNNNNNNNNNNNNNNNNNNNNNNNNNNNNNNNNNNNNNNNNNNNNNNNNNNNNNNNNNNNNNNNNNNNNNNNNNNNNNNNNNNNNNNNNNNNNNNNNNNNNNNNNNNNNNNNNNNNNNNNNNNNNNNNNNNNNNNNNNNNNNNNNNNNNNNNNNNNNNNNNNNNNNNNNNNNNNNNNNNNNNNNNNNNNNNNNNNNNNNNNNNNNNNNNNNNNNNNNNNNNNNNNNNNNNNNNNNNNNNNNNNNNNNNNNNNNNNNNNNNNNNNNNNNNNNNNNNNNNNNNNNNNNNNNNNNNNNNNNNNNNNNNNNNNNNNNNNNNNNNNNNNNNNNNNNNNNNNNNNNNNNNNNNNNNNNNNNNNNNNNNNNNNNNNNNNNNNNNNNNNNNNNNNNNNNNNNNNNNNNNNNNNNNNNNNNNNNNNNNNNNNNNNNNNNNNNNNNNNNNNNNNNNNNNNNNNNNNNNNNNNNNNNNNNNNNNNNNNNNNNNNNNNNNNNNNNNNNNNNNNNNNNNNNNNNNNNNNNNNNNNNNNNNNNNNNNNNNNNNNNNNNNNNNNNNNNNNNNNNNNNNNNNNNNNNNNNNNNNNNNNNNNNNNNNNNNNNNNNNNNNNNNNNNNNNNNNNNNNNNNNNNNNNNNNNNNNNNNNNNNNNNNNNNNNNNNNNNNNNNNNNNNNNNNNNNNNNNNNNNNNNNNNNNNNNNNNNNNNNNNNNNNNNNNNNNNNNNNNNNNNNNNNNNNNNNNNNNNNNNNNNNNNNNNNNNNNNNNNNNNNNNNNNNNNNNNNNNNNNNNNNNNNNNNNNNNNNNNNNNNNNNNNNNNNNNNNNNNNNNNNNNNNNNNNNNNNNNNNNNNNNNNNNNNNNNNNNNNNNNNNNNNNNNNNNNNNNNNNNNNNNNNNNNNNNNNNNNNNNNNNNNNNNNNNNNNNNNNNNNNNNNNNNNNNNNNNNNNNNNNNNNNNNNNNNNNNNNNNNNNNNNNNNNNNNNNNNNNNNNNNNNNNNNNNNNNNNNNNNNNNNNNNNNNNNNNNNNNNNNNNNNNNNNNNNNNNNNNNNNNNNNNNNNNNNNNNNNNNNNNNNNNNNNNNNNNNNNNNNNNNNNNNNNNNNNNNNNNNNNNNNNNNNNNNNNNNNNNNNNNNNNNNNNNNNNNNNNNNNNNNNNNNNNNNNNNNNNNNNNNNNNNNNNNNNNNNNNNNNNNNNNNNNNNNNNNNNNNNNNNNNNNNNNNNNNNNNNNNNNNNNNNNNNNNNNNNNNNNNNNNNNNNNNNNNNNNNNNNNNNNNNNNNNNNNNNNNNNNNNNNNNNNNNNNNNNNNNNNNNNNNNNNNNNNNNNNNNNNNNNNNNNNNNNNNNNNNNNNNNNNNNNNNNNNNNNNNNNNNNNNNNNNNNNNNNNNNNNNNNNNNNNNNNNNNNNNNNNNNNNNNNNNNNNNNNNNNNNNNNNNNNNNNNNNNNNNNNNNNNNNNNNNNNNNNNNNNNNNNNNNNNNNNNNNNNNNNNNNNNNNNNNNNNNNNNNNNNNNNNNNNNNNNNNNNNNNNNNNNNNNNNNNNNNNNNNNNNNNNNNNNNNNNNNNNNNNNNNNNNNNNNNNNNNNNNNNNNNNNNNNNNNNNNNNNNNNNNNNNNNNNNNNNNNNNNNNNNNNNNNNNNNNNNNNNNNNNNNNNNNNNNNNNNNNNNNNNNNNNNNNNNNNNNNNNNNNNNNNNNNNNNNNNNNNNNNNNNNNNNNNNNNNNNNNNNNNNNNNNNNNNNNNNNNNNNNNNNNNNNNNNNNNNNNNNNNNNNNNNNNNNNNNNNNNNNNNNNNNNNNNNNNNNNNNNNNNNNNNNNNNNNNNNNNNNNNNNNNNNNNNNNNNNNNNNNNNNNNNNNNNNNNNNNNNNNNNNNNNNNNNNNNNNNNNNNNNNNNNNNNNNNNNNNNNNNNNNNNNNNNNNNNNNNNNNNNNNNNNNNNNNNNNNNNNNNNNNNNNNNNNNNNNNNNNNNNNNNNNNNNNNNNNNNNNNNNNNNNNNNNNNNNNNNNNNNNNNNNNNNNNNNNNNNNNNNNNNNNNNNNNNNNNNNNNNNNNNNNNNNNNNNNNNNNNNNNNNNNNNNNNNNNNNNNNNNNNNNNNNNNNNNNNNNNNNNNNNNNCGTCGGAATGCACCGAGGAACACTCTACGTCGGAAGTGTCCGAGGAACGTTCTCCGTCGGTACGTAGTTTTTCCGATGAACTCTGGTCTTGTGTATCCGCATCGTAATATCGTCGGAAGTTCGTCAGAATGAAGTTTCTCGGTATTCGTCAGAAAGTCGTCGGAAGTTCTGACGAAATTTCGACGAATTTTTTTTTTCCGACGAAACGATACCGACGGACGGGTTCGTCAGAAATTCGTCGGAATCGGTCTATTCCGACGAATTTCCGACGATTTCGGCCATCAGAATCCCCCTGTTTTCTTGTAGTGACTCCACCTTAGCCTAGATCTGGATCTGGAAACAAGAGGGAAGGGAGAGGAGATTGAGATCTGGTCACTACCACCACTACACGGCGCCGGCGAGGAGAGAGAGAGAGCGTGCGACGGCGAGGAGAGAGAGAGAGAGAGAGCGTGCGACGGCGAGGAGAGAGAGAGAGAAGAGAGAGAGGCGGCGCAAGAGAGAAGGGGAGAGAGCTCGACGGCTAGGGTTTCTGGTCTCCGGGAATTCTCTGCAGAGCTTCGCTTCAGTTTCTGAGTGAAGCAAAAAGGGAAGCTGCATCTCTTTTTATAGGAAGGGGAAGGAAACCCCTAGGTCTTTGCCAAATGGGCCGTAGAGAAGCCCATATTCCTAAAGAAATTTATGGGCCAGGAACCGGGCTGTTACATCACCTCTTTTCCATGTATGTGGGAGGACCTCATTGACAAAAGAAGAAACCAACTATTAGGTCAAGGTTATGATTTGTGGATTTGGGAGTTCGGATGATTGTGTATAGATTGATTATTAGGAAATTGGGTTGAATAACAAAAAACAAAAAAAAACTGTGCTATGATGGCGAATATGATTGTATTGATTTTAGAAGGCTCTGAAATATCTTCCTTTAAAACCTGGACAAATAAAGAATTGGAGTTTTCTATGAGACGACAAAATTGTTTTTCCAAAACAAAACAACCATATTTCGTCAATGCTCGAAAGTCTATTCATCTTTCATCATTATGCTCACATAGCTTATCCCATAATAACCAATGCATACCCATTCCATTTCCTTTTGAGTTCCACTATAACTAGAATACCACAATTGTTAAATTTTTTTTTTTTTGGAACGTAATTTCATATTTAAATTGCAGAGAAAATAAAATGATACAAGCCTTCCAGCTAGTGTTTTTGGCTCAGCCAGCCCAGTTAATCAGCCCAAAAGATTAAGTACCCAAATCAAAGATCCTAATTGCCTTTAGAGTAAAACTAGGCCTTAGCCCAAATTAGAGAAATCGAGGAGATGAAACGGACGAAGGTTTGTGTCGTTGAATCCGATGAAGCAGGTGAAGATTCAAGCAAGCCATTGTTGTTTCATCTTTGAGGAAAGCCGAGGACTTCTTTCACGGTAGCTGAGAATTCTGTCTCGTATTTGTCGATCAATCAGCCTAGTCAGCACATCAACAGATCGGAACGTATTACGGTGAAGGCGATTGTTTCTTTCTTGCCAAGTACATGAGATGCAACATTGCCAGGTTAGTAGGATCAATCTTCCTCTCCGGTTACGGCTATTATACGATTGAAGTTGTGTTGTGATATCGGTCCATTGTTGTTGAGGATCCAGACCGCAACGACGAGCTAGAGGGAACCACAAGCTCCACGAGTAAGGACACAAAAAGTAGAGATGATCACACGACTCTGGAGAGGAGTTACAGAGCAAGCAAGTTGGTGAAGTTAGGAGTCCCCAGCTCAGTAACCTGTCTCTTGTGGGACAACGATTCAAAAGAAATAGCCTACAGAGGAAGGAATGCTTTGGAATCCCTCCGACAATCCCGACAATATGAACCCAAGGAACATTTTCTCCATGTCTAGATAAGATTGCATAAACTTTACCTGTTGAGAAGGTTGTTTGAATATTACCCTCCAGTTCCCATTCGTAAAAGTCCTCTTCTGTTGTCAATTCTACTGTAGTTAGGAAAGTATGTAGCTGCAGCTGTTTCTCCGATCGTGGATGTGGCAGGTTCCAGTGATTGTTTCTGAAGAGGGAAGACAGAGTGGCATTTTCTCGGATTCCCAGAGAGGAGTTCAAGTCTGTCGCTAGATAACTTTTCAGACAGCCAAAAGTTGACCAGTTATCGGTCCATAAGCGGCAAGTTTCTCCATTCCTTACTCTCAGTTTAATCCAGTCATAGATCTCACTTCTTAGTTTGAGTAATTTGTTTACTAACCAGGAGTTCCTTGTGCTTGGTTTTACTGTCCAGAATGAGTTGAGATCACCGTTGAGCACCGTTTCTGTGCACCAAGCAACCCATATCAAACCAGCTTCAAAGAAGAGCAGCCATATCAATTTTAATATACAAGCTTTGTTCCAAATCTCAAGGTTTCTAACTCCAAGTCCTCCTTCTGTCTTCGGTTTTGTCACCACCTCCCAACTAACCCTTGCTGTGTGTCGATCTTCAATGTTTCCTTTCCACAGAAAAACTCCGCATAGCGAGTTGATTCGTTTGATGCAAGCTTTCGGAAGCATGAAGGATGAACACCAGAAATTTGTTATTCCAGCGATGACTGTCTTGATAAGCAAGAGGCGTCCCGCAAATGATAAGGCTCTTACACTCCATGAGTTGAACTTCCTTTTCACTTGTTGTATCAAAACTTCACAGTTGAGTAATGTAAGCTTTTTTTGTGCATAGGGGCACGCCAAGGTACCGAACTGGGAGCGATCCTTGCGGCATGCCAGTGATGAATTGGATAAGATCACGTTCTGCGTCTGACAACCCCGATGAGAAGAACGAGGACTTCTGGACACTCGCTGCCAAACCGGAACGAAGCTAAAATTCCTTAAGTACTTGTAGAACAGCTTGGAGAGACTGGAAAGAGCCATCCAAGAAGATTAGGAGATCGTCAGCAAAACAGAGATGAGTCATTCTGGCTGATTCACATCGTAGATGATATTTGAACTTCAATTCTCTAGCAGCTTGGTTCAGCATGAGCGATAAGTTATTGAGGGCAATGACAAACAGATAGGGAGATAGAGGATCCCCTTGTTAAATTTTTTCATTACTATTTTTGGCGATCTTCAACCTGACATACATACAATTCATTACTTTTAAGGAAAAATAAACAAAAACATGCACATAACGCGGGTATGTCGATATATAGTTTACATAAAACTAAGTAATAGCATTCTTTAACAACTACAAAGTTTAGTATTCTGACAAAAAAAATTAGTAATAACATAAAATTCATTTTTTCTCCACACATTAAATCTTTTTTATGCTGAGAACAATATTTTTTTTGATGAAAAGTTAAATTTATTGACCATTATGAAAAAAGAATGTCATTTACAAAATAAATCTAGAAACAAAATATTTGCTTTCTAAACTCCTATCCTTGCTCAATGCGAGCATCAAACCAACGCTGCAACAATCCTGCGAGCCCTTTCTTCTCATGGTATCAAGTAGATACAATCCTTTGCCTAATTGTCTTCTTTTTTTTTTGGTCAACTGAAATTCATTTGTAAATAAAAAGAGTTTAAGTGCTACAATGGTTTGGGCCAGAATGCAAGCAGGCCTTGGCATGTAAGTCCGCAAGCCCGTTACACTCTTTTTTGATGAAAGAGAAACTACATGAAGTGAAAGAATATAGCTCAGTCGTAGAGATGTCTGAGAGCACTCCGTAGAGCTCGGTCGGATGTCGTCCCGATGAGAGAGCTCCGATGAGCACTTGAGAGTCTGACCGTAGCCAGATATGATTGATGTTGAGATCGACAGCTTGGAGGAGGGCGTTTCTAATCGCTTCTGCCATTACTGCCGAAGAGACATGATCATGGTAGATCGATCCCCGCTTCAGCTCCAACCCTTCCCTGTCTGTGAAGATCCATGCCATACCCGCTTTGCCCGATACCCAGGCGGCGTTAGTGTTACATCGAATCGCTTGAGGGTGGAGGTTATGTCTCAGATCAGAGTGGGTAGCTTGTGGAGGGTTTGTGAGAGGCTTTTTGATCTGTAGTTGAGTCTGATCCCATTCCTTGATTGCAACGAGGGATTTGAGGATGACGCTTGCTGGTGTAGAAGGTTTCTTCTCGAAGAGCAGTTGATTTCTTGAAATCCAAAGGAACCAGAAGATCCAGGGAAGGGCGTTGCTCGTGAATCCGTAAGGAGGAAGCGGCTTCCAAGTGGTTGAAGAGATGAGGGCTGATTTGAAGGAGACAACTTGGGACGAGTCGAAGCTCTGATTCCAGGGACCAAGTTCTCAGACTTTCCTCGCAATGTCACAATGGAACAAGAGGTGAAGAGTTGTTTCTGGTTCCCCGCATCTGCAACAGTTTGTGGTGATTTGTACTCCCTGCTTTTGTAAGTTCTCGATCGTAGGTAGAGCATTTTGCCCCACTTTCCAGAGAAACATTTTTAATTTGGGGAGTAGATGAGGTGACCAGATGTGTTTGTTCCAGTCCCAACCCACAACGTCTGTATCCAAGAGTGCTAAAGTCGATTGGATTTTTGGTGATTGCAGGGAGATGTAGCCTGATTTAGCTGTGTACTCACCAGTCTTGTTGAGATTCCATATATGAGCATCCTGAGCTCCAAGCTTACTAGGCTTCAATGCGAGGATATGTGAAGCGAGTTCCGGTAACAGATTCTCCACCTTTGCTCTGTTCCATTCTTTAGTCTCTCTCGAGAGGAGGTCTGATACTAGGAGATCTTGATCTTGTAGTAGGACAGGGCCAGTTGGTTTTAAGTTTGAGCCCGGGTCGATCCATGCATCTTTCCAGACGCTTGTAGACTCTCCATCACCAATGGCTTTTCCTAGGTGTTGAATCAGCAAGTCTCTACCTTTGAGAACGCCTTTCCAGCCATGAGACAAGGAGGAGGCAGCTTTGACTGTGAGGAAAGAAGCAGAGTTGCAATACTTCCCGGTCATAATGCGAGAAAGTAAGCATTCTGGCTTTTTGATGAGTCTCCACGCTATCTTCCCAAGGAGAGCCTGGTTGAAAGCCTGAATGTCTCGGAATCCCAAGCCTCCCATACCTTTCGGTAATGTTAATTTATCCCAAGAGACCCAAGAGATTTTTTTTTCTCCATCTTTTGAGTCCCACCAGAATCTGGTAAGGACTGATTGGATCCGTTTACAGAGACTAACCGGTAGTTCAAAGCAGGTCATTGCAAAATTGGGAAGGGGAGAGAGCACTGACTGCAGCATCGTGGCCTTTCCTGCCATAGATAAGAAACAGTTAGACCAGTTTAAAGACTTCTGTTGCATCCTGTCAACAATGGAGGTGAACAGGTCTTTCTTCTTTCTACCGAAATGCTCAGGTAGACCCAGATATTTCCCAACTCCACCCCCCCCCCCCCCCCCCNNNNNNNNNNNNNNNNNNNNNNCCCTCCTTCTCAATTTTAAGATGTTGCTTGACTCTCAAACGTACCTCTTGCGAGGTTTTTACAGAAAAGGAGATCGAAGATTTTGCTATATTTATCATCTGGCCTGAGGCTTTCTTATACCCGTTAAGTATCTCCATAAGAGCAGCACAGCTTTGCGGATCAGTCTTGGTGAAGAACATGGTATCATCAGCGAATAAAAGGTGATTCAACCTTGGACTATTCCTGGATACTCTGAGACCAGCCATTGTACCGTTGATTTGTGCTCTTTTACAAAACCAGACAACACCTCTCCGCATAGAATGAAGATGTATGGAGAGAGGGGATCCCCTTGACGAATCCCACGTTCTGGTATCACACAGCCTGCAACCTCATTGTTGATGAGAAAGGAGTACGAGACCGTGGTGATGCACTGCATGATCAAATGGATCCAGGTAGGCGCAAAACCAAAATTTTCTAGTACCGCCTGTATAAAACACCATTCCAAGCGGTCATATGCCTTGCTAATGTCTGTTTTAACATCCATTGAGCAGTGGACAGTAGCTCCTGAGGTCTTTAAGAAGTGAAGCATCTCGTGTGTAA
Proteins encoded in this window:
- the LOC106338998 gene encoding uncharacterized protein LOC106338998; this encodes MGGLGFRDIQAFNQALLGKIAWRLIKKPECLLSRIMTGKYCNSASFLTVKAASSLSHGWKGVLKGRDLLIQHLGKAIGDGESTSVWKDAWIDPGSNLKPTGPVLLQDQDLLVSDLLSRETKEWNRAKVENLLPELASHILALKPSKLGAQDAHIWNLNKTGEYTAKSGYISLQSPKIQSTLALLDTDVVGWDWNKHIWSPHLLPKLKMFLWKVGQNALPTIENLQKQGSFDSSQVVSFKSALISSTTWKPLPPYGFTSNALPWIFWFLWISRNQLLFEKKPSTPASVILKSLVAIKEWDQTQLQIKKPLTNPPQATHSDLRHNLHPQAIRCNTNAAWVSGKAGMAWIFTDREGLELKRGSIYHDHVSSAVMAEAIRNALLQAVDLNINHIWLRSDSQVLIGALSSGRHPTELYGVLSDISTTELYSFTSCSFSFIKKECNGLADLHAKACLHSGPNHCST